A window from Musa acuminata AAA Group cultivar baxijiao chromosome BXJ3-10, Cavendish_Baxijiao_AAA, whole genome shotgun sequence encodes these proteins:
- the LOC135650396 gene encoding protein RETICULATA-RELATED 3, chloroplastic-like, which produces MAGVAVKLHLSPVPDLAESRRLHGRTNHHYHPSFALPSIPRTYPSISIPLLLPRSANPSLSQTLPSTDPPAPSSGGPSKPPHGPSDNGRGGGGGDGAPGDDHHSEEPRSSDPGGPLGLFLEGWRSRVTADPQFPFKVLMEELVGVTANVIGDMASRPNFGLNELDFVFSTLVVGSIVNFVLMYLLAPTAASAAASSALPGIFASCPTSHMFQPGPYSLFSRLGTFLYKGATFAAVGFAAGLAGTAISNGLIALRKRMDPAFETPNKPPPTVLNALTWSLHLGLSSNFRYQTLNGLEFLMEKTLPSAGFKASVVVLRCLNNVLGGMTFVMLARLTGSQKAGESEEETGEIKEKLVSHCVPVAEDGDGESQRSES; this is translated from the coding sequence ATGGCTGGCGTCGCGGTGAAGCTCCACCTCTCTCCGGTCCCAGATCTCGCCGAGAGCCGCCGCCTCCACGGACGAACCAACCACCATTACCATCCTTCCTTCGCCCTACCCTCAATCCCCCGCACTTACCCTTCCATCTCcatccccctcctcctcccccgTTCCGCCAACCCTAGTCTCTCCCAGACTCTACCCTCCACCGACCCCCCCGCCCCCTCCAGTGGCGGGCCCTCCAAACCACCACACGGTCCCAGCGATAATGGccgcggcggaggcggcggcgacggcgccCCCGGCGATGATCACCACAGCGAGGAGCCGAGGTCGTCCGATCCGGGCGGTCCCCTTGGGCTCTTCCTCGAGGGTTGGCGTTCTAGGGTCACGGCCGATCCTCAGTTCCCCTTCAAGGTCCTCATGGAGGAGCTCGTCGGTGTCACCGCGAACGTCATCGGTGACATGGCCTCCCGCCCCAACTTCGGCCTTAACGAACTCGACTTCGTGTTCTCCACCCTCGTCGTGGGATCCATCGTCAACTTCGTCCTCATGTACCTCCTCGCCCCCACCGCCGCATCCGCCGCTGCCTCCTCCGCCCTTCCCGGCATCTTCGCCTCCTGCCCCACTAGTCACATGTTCCAGCCCGGTCCTTACTCCCTCTTCTCCCGTCTTGGCACCTTCCTTTATAAAGGTGCCACCTTTGCCGCCGTCGGCTTCGCCGCGGGGCTTGCAGGGACCGCCATCTCAAATGGGCTGATCGCGCTGCGCAAGCGGATGGATCCTGCGTTTGAGACACCGAACAAGCCTCCGCCCACAGTGCTGAACGCACTGACTTGGTCACTGCACTTGGGATTGAGCAGTAATTTCCGGTACCAGACGCTGAACGGTCTGGAGTTTCTGATGGAGAAAACCTTGCCATCCGCCGGATTCAAGGCATCCGTGGTGGTGCTGAGGTGCTTGAACAATGTTCTTGGCGGGATGACTTTTGTTATGCTCGCCAGGTTGACAGGTTCGCAAAAGGCGGGGGAAAGTGAGGAGGAGACTGGAGAGATCAAGGAGAAACTGGTAAGCCACTGTGTTCCAGTCGCAGAGGATGGTGATGGGGAGTCCCAGAGGAGCGAGTCTTAA
- the LOC135650937 gene encoding uncharacterized protein LOC135650937, translating into MSFLKTAPPPDCFLNQHCSRWAQMYLKYCLCSTKDGISLFLGAASIISWVIAEIPQIMTNYCEKSTEGLSIAFLMTWIVGDLFNLIGCLLEPATLPTQYYVALLYTASTVILTGQTMYYGYIYHRLEPNKHGIHVKSQKHHQEDGSAEECLLGDSKKTRVHGYQSNGTSPSKEVNIPSSPIPVEVLCDSYGSDFYYTSARSLSKSPVPAFGAWLPHSCDNGGSPPRSGNQQSVAKEPLLDRVIFPQSAPPNSSTKNMLAVVPSAVFFFGMCVLHLCTNDVHTASPNGMVIRVGRKLLQDHVQDDGSIGVGNLLGWAMAAIYMGARLPQIYLNIRRGNVQGLNPLMFVFAVSGNATYVGSILVESLDWHKIRPNLPWLADAGGCILLDVFILIQFVYFQYRKQQRSESKDNPA; encoded by the exons ATGAGTTTTCTTAAAACAGCTCCTCCGCCTGATTGCTTCTTAAACCAACATTGCTCGCGATGGGCTCAAATGTACTTGAAGTATTGCCTTTGTAGTACAAAGGATGGAATTTCCTTATTTCTTGGAGCTGCCAGTATCATCAGCTGGGTAATTGCAGAGATTCCTCAAATCATGACAAATTACTGTGAGAAATCTACAGAAGGCCTTTCAATTGCTTTTCTAATGACATGGATCGTTGG AGATTTATTTAACCTCATCGGCTGTCTGCTAGAACCTGCTACT TTGCCGACACAGTATTATGTGGCATTG TTATACACAGCAAGTACAGTTATCCTGACTGGGCAGACTATGTATTATGGTTACATTTACCATAGACTTGAACCAAACAAACATGGAATACATGTCAAG AGCCAAAAGCATCATCAAGAAGATGGATCAGCAGAAGAGTGCCTGCTGGGAGATTCAAAGAAAACTAGAGTTCATGGTTACCAATCAAATGGCACAAGTCCCTCAAAGGAAGTCAACATACCAAGCTCACCAATTCCAGTTGAAGTACTTTGTGATTCCTATGGGAGTGACTTCTATTACAC GTCAGCACGGTCTTTATCTAAAAGCCCCGTGCCTGCTTTTGGTGCTTGGTTACCACATTCATGTGACAATGGAGGGTCACCACCCAGAAGTGGCAATCAGCAATCTGTAGCAAAAGAGCCTCTACTTGACAGGGTTATTTTCCCGCAATCTGCACCACCGAATTCGAGTACTAAAAATATGCTTGCTGTA GTACCTTCAGCTGTATTTTTCTTTGGTATGTGTGTTCTTCATCTTTGCACCAATGATGTGCACACTGCATCACCTAATGGAATGGTCATACGAGTCGGACGTAAGTTGTTACAG GACCATGTTCAAGATGATGGAAGCATTGGAGTCGGAAACTTACTTGGTTGGGCAATGGCAGCTATTTATATGGGGGCAAGGCTTCCTCAGATATATTTAAAC ATTAGAAGGGGCAATGTTCAG GGCCTTAACCCATTAATGTTTGTTTTCGCGGTGAGTGGAAATGCAACATATGTGGGAAG TATTCTTGTGGAAAGCTTGGATTGGCATAAAATCAGGCCCAATCTACCCTGGCTAGCTGATGCTGGAGGATGTATACTACTGGATGTTTTT ATTCTGATCCAATTTGTCTATTTTCAATATCGGAAACAGCAGAGGTCTGAATCTAAAGATAACCCAGCTTAA